In one window of Vibrio sp. JC009 DNA:
- a CDS encoding DNA N-6-adenine-methyltransferase produces MTILVQSATPASNKNRWATTWECFEDGKALYGREFKLDVCAEPETTKVNRFYTSLEWLERHNGNHFARGEGFTAEDFNPNAQIVGFDALRLPWENDFWCNPPFDGKQLFIKKAFHEARAGNSGLMLLPYEPATTWWRELVDGKATAVYEPDGRYNFLDIDGVTKKRGVNFPSAFVLWTPHYTHYTPKIPFKRGVSDELSINFRTRLQEAA; encoded by the coding sequence ATGACAATCTTAGTCCAAAGCGCAACCCCGGCCAGCAATAAAAACCGCTGGGCCACAACCTGGGAATGTTTCGAAGACGGCAAAGCCCTCTATGGCCGCGAGTTCAAACTAGATGTGTGCGCAGAGCCGGAAACCACCAAAGTGAACCGGTTCTACACATCGCTGGAATGGCTGGAGCGTCATAACGGTAATCACTTTGCCCGTGGTGAAGGTTTCACTGCAGAAGATTTTAACCCGAACGCGCAGATCGTCGGTTTCGATGCTTTGCGCCTGCCATGGGAAAACGATTTTTGGTGTAACCCTCCGTTCGATGGTAAGCAGCTGTTTATCAAAAAAGCATTCCATGAGGCAAGGGCAGGGAACAGCGGTTTAATGCTACTGCCATACGAACCGGCAACCACCTGGTGGCGCGAACTGGTAGACGGAAAGGCAACCGCAGTTTACGAACCAGACGGGCGTTATAACTTTCTGGATATCGATGGCGTAACCAAAAAGCGCGGGGTTAACTTCCCTTCAGCCTTTGTTTTGTGGACCCCGCATTACACCCACTACACACCGAAGATCCCGTTTAAGCGGGGCGTATCTGATGAGCTATCCATAAACTTCCGCACCCGTCTACAGGAGGCAGCATGA
- a CDS encoding terminase gpA endonuclease subunit: protein MSLKTFDPRLGIEFADAAAIRRKLAYLCRPTDRMPVEAADEGLWISDGTDVTKFLSSQVPYVREPMNCLARRIYDAVILMGPARSGKTKGLVEGWVNYAVTQAPGDMLLIYSTKKKAESMSKKDLARCFASTEKISKLRTGRKSDDTLTFKHFLNGMNLTLDSATESSLSAETYRYAGCSDYDRADDGIGQEGSKFQLMLKRVQNAKSSGMAMAESSPGRVVRNPIPEEQLSSHEAQNCDGIAQLYNQGDRRRFYWLCGDCNAWFQPVFETMMWDESLTDLQEQAKSAVCCCPRCSHKIQEHEKQDYNLAGRWFREGEIDQYGEQVFDESQIRQSKWASFWFEGVVATYQSWENLVYRYLSAQELYDKSGDEDSLKTVYNVDIGRPYILQTSSSEIGAHELMEKALDHPRAEIPHDARFLIMTVDVQGGKSNARFVVQAQVYGIGLQRWVIDRFEILTNPNRNNERINPAVYAEDWDLLIEQVIKKTYPLADGSGRVMKPALTLCDSGGSGAKKDGKKTSVTDFAYQFYNRLKPKNLAHLFRLVKGASRDIEQLVKETYPDKRSKLAHGEIPLLLLHSNRLKNRVAASYSRLEFGARYFHLPGWANREWFDELTAEYIDDKGNWICPDNTRNESLDLCAYAEAGMHYLGGDTINWDSPPMWAAQWQINTNVVDADVTPEFERKPTRRYRHSRGIFG, encoded by the coding sequence ATGAGCTTGAAAACATTTGATCCTCGCCTTGGAATTGAGTTTGCCGATGCAGCTGCGATACGCAGAAAACTCGCTTACCTTTGCAGGCCAACCGATAGAATGCCTGTTGAAGCGGCTGATGAAGGGCTATGGATTTCCGATGGTACGGATGTAACAAAATTCTTATCGTCACAGGTTCCTTATGTACGGGAGCCGATGAACTGTCTGGCTCGCCGCATTTATGATGCTGTGATTCTAATGGGGCCAGCCCGAAGCGGTAAAACCAAAGGCTTGGTTGAGGGGTGGGTTAATTACGCAGTTACGCAAGCACCTGGCGATATGCTGCTGATTTACTCTACCAAGAAAAAAGCAGAAAGCATGTCTAAGAAGGATTTAGCCCGATGCTTTGCTTCTACCGAAAAAATTAGCAAGCTGAGAACGGGAAGGAAATCAGACGATACCCTGACCTTTAAGCACTTTCTTAATGGCATGAATCTAACCTTAGATTCAGCAACAGAAAGTAGTTTATCCGCTGAAACTTACCGTTATGCAGGCTGCTCGGATTATGACAGGGCAGATGATGGTATCGGTCAGGAAGGTAGTAAATTTCAGCTAATGCTCAAGCGTGTTCAGAATGCTAAATCTTCCGGAATGGCAATGGCTGAAAGCTCCCCGGGCCGTGTGGTTCGCAACCCTATTCCTGAAGAGCAGCTTAGCTCCCATGAAGCGCAGAACTGTGATGGTATTGCGCAGCTATACAATCAGGGAGATCGCCGCCGTTTTTACTGGTTATGTGGTGATTGTAATGCATGGTTTCAGCCTGTGTTTGAAACCATGATGTGGGATGAATCACTCACTGATTTGCAAGAGCAGGCTAAAAGCGCTGTGTGCTGTTGCCCTCGTTGCTCTCATAAGATTCAGGAACATGAAAAACAGGATTATAACCTGGCGGGACGTTGGTTCCGTGAAGGTGAAATCGATCAGTATGGCGAACAGGTATTTGATGAGTCACAAATCCGTCAGTCCAAATGGGCGTCGTTCTGGTTTGAAGGCGTAGTGGCAACTTATCAGAGTTGGGAAAATCTGGTTTATCGTTACCTGAGTGCGCAAGAACTTTATGACAAAAGCGGTGATGAAGATTCCCTGAAAACCGTCTACAACGTTGATATCGGCAGACCATACATTCTGCAAACATCCAGCAGTGAAATTGGCGCCCATGAACTGATGGAAAAAGCACTGGATCACCCCCGTGCAGAAATCCCTCATGATGCCCGTTTCCTGATAATGACGGTTGACGTTCAGGGCGGTAAAAGCAACGCCCGTTTTGTGGTTCAGGCTCAGGTTTACGGCATTGGCCTGCAACGCTGGGTAATAGACCGCTTTGAAATTCTCACCAACCCGAACCGCAATAATGAACGGATAAACCCGGCAGTGTATGCCGAGGATTGGGATTTGCTGATAGAGCAGGTTATCAAGAAAACTTACCCGTTAGCGGACGGTTCCGGTAGGGTAATGAAACCCGCCTTAACCCTGTGTGACTCCGGTGGTTCCGGTGCCAAAAAAGACGGAAAGAAAACCTCAGTCACCGATTTTGCCTATCAGTTTTATAACCGGCTAAAACCAAAAAATCTGGCGCACCTGTTTCGCCTGGTGAAAGGGGCAAGCCGGGATATCGAACAGCTGGTAAAAGAAACCTATCCGGACAAGCGCAGCAAACTCGCTCATGGTGAGATCCCTTTGCTGCTGCTTCACTCCAACCGATTAAAAAACCGTGTCGCTGCCAGTTATTCGCGGCTGGAATTTGGTGCCCGTTATTTCCATTTGCCCGGCTGGGCTAACCGGGAATGGTTCGATGAACTGACCGCGGAATACATAGACGACAAAGGCAACTGGATCTGCCCGGACAATACCCGAAACGAAAGCTTAGACCTTTGCGCCTATGCCGAGGCGGGTATGCATTATCTGGGCGGTGACACCATCAACTGGGACAGCCCGCCAATGTGGGCGGCGCAGTGGCAGATCAACACCAATGTGGTGGATGCCGATGTAACACCGGAATTTGAACGTAAACCAACCCGCAGGTACCGGCACTCAAGAGGAATATTCGGATGA